One region of Vescimonas fastidiosa genomic DNA includes:
- a CDS encoding HrpE/YscL family type III secretion apparatus protein, whose amino-acid sequence MELQIQDLVSSIKKDGIDSANKEAAVILTDAKKQADALLAEARKEADKLRQDARDDAEVFKSSALLSAQQAKRDAVLAFSQAVQKEFEKLLASDISKALDEKALADLIRAALRGEDPAAYAAEVSQVTDGIRAELARELEAGLEIRPSKKVGAGFRLAAKDGSGYFDCSQEEIARMLDPFFRDTRL is encoded by the coding sequence ATGGAACTGCAAATTCAGGATCTTGTTTCTTCCATCAAAAAAGACGGCATCGACAGCGCCAATAAAGAGGCCGCCGTCATCCTGACCGATGCTAAAAAGCAGGCTGACGCCCTTCTGGCCGAGGCCCGGAAAGAGGCGGACAAGCTGCGCCAGGATGCCCGGGACGACGCCGAGGTGTTTAAGAGCAGTGCCCTGCTCAGTGCCCAGCAGGCCAAGCGCGACGCCGTTCTGGCCTTCAGCCAGGCGGTGCAGAAGGAGTTTGAAAAGCTGCTGGCCTCCGATATAAGCAAAGCGCTGGATGAAAAGGCCCTGGCCGACCTCATTCGCGCCGCCCTCCGGGGGGAGGACCCCGCCGCCTATGCCGCCGAGGTCTCCCAGGTCACCGACGGCATCCGTGCCGAGCTTGCCCGGGAGCTGGAGGCGGGGCTGGAAATTCGCCCGTCTAAGAAGGTGGGGGCCGGGTTCCGCCTGGCCGCCAAGGACGGCTCCGGCTATTTCGACTGCTCTCAGGAGGAGATCGCCCGGATGCTCGACCCCTTCTTCCGGGACACACGCCTGTAA